From Candidatus Afararchaeum irisae, a single genomic window includes:
- a CDS encoding MJ0042-type zinc finger domain-containing protein, translating to MQETWVNVECNSCGETWEVKVSQLPSENGDFRCKECGNEAPVKEFLKTEKDLEVYDELK from the coding sequence ATGCAGGAAACCTGGGTAAACGTCGAATGTAACAGCTGTGGAGAGACTTGGGAGGTAAAGGTCTCACAACTTCCCTCAGAAAACGGTGACTTCAGATGTAAGGAGTGTGGCAACGAGGCTCCCGTCAAGGAGTTCCTCAAGACGGAGAAGGATCTCGAAGTCTACGACGAACTCAAGTAG
- a CDS encoding argininosuccinate synthase, producing the protein MTETDTRKAVLAFSGGLDTSVCVPLLKEEYGYDEVIPVVVDVGQPEEDMEEAYERAEELDLDLRVVEASEEYAEEYILPLIKANGSYEGYPMGTSIARPIIARHCLDIALEEDADGLAHGCTGKGNDQLRFEAVWRESDLEIIAPMREKNLTREWEIEYAQDHGMSVRATKEEPWSIDSNLWSRSIEGGELENPSNEPPEEIFEWTASPVDAPDEPDVVEIEFEEGRPVALNVVEETSTGSQTPSENGEMELLELIRELHDVAGKHGVGRNDMMEDRVLGLKVREVYEHPAATVLLKAHEDLESLVLTRSQLKFKSGVEEEWSELAYKGLVNEPLYDNLNAFIESTQENVTGTVRIKLHKGTARVVGRESPYGLYGEEMVSFDTGSVTQDIDQTDAVGFSKYHGIQGRFRKKFNTGGHSQS; encoded by the coding sequence ATGACAGAGACGGATACACGTAAAGCAGTCCTCGCCTTCTCGGGAGGTCTCGACACGAGCGTCTGTGTTCCCCTTCTCAAGGAGGAGTACGGATACGACGAGGTCATTCCCGTAGTCGTCGACGTCGGACAGCCCGAGGAGGACATGGAGGAAGCCTACGAACGCGCCGAGGAGCTCGACCTCGATCTCCGTGTCGTCGAGGCGAGCGAGGAGTACGCCGAGGAGTACATACTCCCCCTCATAAAGGCAAACGGAAGCTACGAGGGTTACCCGATGGGCACCAGCATAGCGCGTCCCATCATAGCGCGCCACTGTCTCGATATAGCCCTCGAGGAGGACGCCGACGGTCTCGCACACGGCTGTACGGGAAAGGGCAACGACCAGCTCAGATTCGAGGCGGTCTGGCGTGAGTCCGACCTGGAGATAATTGCCCCGATGCGTGAGAAGAACCTCACTCGTGAGTGGGAGATAGAGTACGCACAGGATCACGGCATGAGCGTCCGAGCGACGAAGGAAGAGCCGTGGTCGATAGACTCGAACCTCTGGAGCCGTTCGATAGAGGGAGGAGAGCTCGAAAACCCGTCGAACGAGCCTCCCGAGGAGATCTTCGAGTGGACGGCGTCTCCCGTCGATGCCCCCGACGAACCCGATGTAGTCGAGATAGAGTTCGAGGAGGGCAGACCCGTCGCTCTAAACGTCGTCGAGGAAACCTCGACTGGCTCTCAGACTCCGTCCGAGAATGGGGAGATGGAGCTTCTCGAACTCATAAGGGAGCTACACGACGTCGCGGGGAAACACGGCGTCGGAAGAAACGACATGATGGAGGACCGCGTCTTAGGTCTCAAGGTGCGCGAGGTCTACGAGCATCCCGCTGCGACAGTCCTCCTCAAGGCGCACGAGGATCTCGAGAGCCTTGTCCTGACACGTTCACAGCTCAAGTTCAAGTCGGGGGTCGAGGAAGAATGGAGCGAACTCGCCTACAAGGGTCTCGTCAACGAGCCTCTCTATGACAACCTCAACGCCTTCATAGAGTCGACACAGGAGAACGTCACCGGAACCGTGAGGATCAAGCTCCACAAGGGAACCGCACGCGTCGTCGGACGTGAGAGTCCCTACGGTCTATACGGCGAGGAGATGGTCTCGTTCGACACGGGAAGCGTGACACAGGACATAGACCAGACCGACGCCGTCGGCTTCTCGAAGTACCACGGCATACAGGGACGGTTCAGGAAGAAGTTTAATACTGGAGGACATTCACAAAGTTAG
- a CDS encoding APC family permease: protein MGKELGLKEIVAMGLGGIIGGGIFAVLGVAARLAGNAAFLSYFVAGLIALASGYSYSKITAELEEEGGSFTFLEYYLSNTDIAGMVGWMLIVGYIGTMAMYAYAFGSFTSGLIGMESPLARGAISVGVIFLFVAVNLSGVEKSGSSEDILVYGKIAVLSLFILTGIWAVVTRPSLSFFQGGLFNKGVTSPITAIGAIFVSFEGFQLLTYEISETKGGIPTLKKGILYSVGISTLIYVLVSAVTTSLVSPEQIINHKETVLAFAASKVFENSLARTVFTWLVSVAAIFSTASAINATLFGTAKLADKIATDKKLPQIFSFRNCKGVPSRSLLIVGSLSALFTFIGTLEEITTFASVVFIGLFGVVNTIVVAKIDLSGAMKLIPAFGVLGAFSALVLLIWHLYTTKIHMLIFVAGIFSTIIVIELLYFEREEIEDGLPG from the coding sequence ATGGGTAAAGAGCTAGGTCTGAAAGAGATAGTCGCCATGGGACTTGGAGGTATAATCGGCGGGGGAATCTTCGCAGTACTTGGTGTAGCTGCCAGACTCGCCGGGAATGCGGCGTTTCTGTCTTACTTCGTTGCTGGTCTAATAGCACTAGCGTCGGGCTACTCTTATTCAAAAATAACTGCTGAACTCGAAGAAGAGGGTGGATCGTTTACTTTTTTAGAGTACTATCTCTCAAACACGGACATAGCCGGAATGGTTGGATGGATGCTCATAGTTGGCTATATAGGAACAATGGCAATGTATGCCTATGCGTTCGGTTCATTCACGTCGGGTCTCATCGGCATGGAGTCCCCTCTCGCTAGAGGAGCTATCTCAGTAGGAGTTATCTTCCTGTTCGTGGCGGTAAATCTGTCTGGGGTCGAGAAGTCAGGGAGTTCGGAGGATATACTTGTCTATGGCAAGATTGCAGTCCTCTCCCTTTTTATACTAACCGGGATATGGGCAGTTGTAACCCGTCCATCGCTGTCATTTTTCCAGGGTGGACTGTTCAACAAGGGAGTTACGTCACCCATCACTGCTATAGGTGCCATATTCGTGTCGTTTGAGGGATTCCAGCTACTCACCTATGAGATCTCTGAGACCAAAGGAGGTATTCCAACACTCAAGAAAGGCATACTTTACTCAGTCGGAATCTCGACCCTGATATACGTCTTAGTGTCCGCTGTGACTACTAGTCTCGTCTCTCCAGAACAGATAATAAACCACAAAGAGACTGTCTTAGCTTTTGCTGCCTCAAAAGTGTTTGAGAACTCTCTGGCACGGACTGTCTTTACGTGGCTGGTGAGTGTTGCTGCGATCTTTTCGACGGCTTCAGCAATTAACGCCACCCTCTTTGGAACAGCTAAGCTCGCAGATAAGATTGCGACTGACAAAAAACTCCCCCAGATATTTTCCTTCAGGAACTGTAAAGGAGTCCCCTCCAGAAGCCTACTTATAGTAGGATCTTTATCTGCATTATTTACATTCATAGGGACTCTAGAGGAGATAACCACGTTCGCGTCTGTTGTGTTTATTGGTCTGTTTGGAGTAGTAAACACGATAGTTGTGGCTAAGATTGACCTCTCTGGTGCTATGAAGCTCATCCCTGCATTCGGAGTACTTGGGGCGTTTTCGGCTTTGGTTCTTCTAATATGGCATCTCTATACGACTAAGATCCATATGTTAATCTTTGTTGCGGGTATTTTCAGTACGATTATAGTAATAGAGTTGCTGTATTTCGAACGGGAAGAAATTGAAGACGGACTGCCTGGGTAA
- a CDS encoding ABC transporter permease: MGFKQVLTVARRELSSLRSEKTVVLALMIQLFIAAFSSFLVVGLVSMYSPDAVGDSGFTVDFGVTGDAADDVARAIDDEDGWRVSEYESYEAAMSEFSRGGLDVVLDTSRLENGRIEITAVVPDSSIRTTLIVVQAKQALQTVERSQRAEMSSTLERQPVPLPEKVGSSPYFGFTYTVLIPLLMFLPVFISGSISSDSITEEFERGTFDLLRTAPISENEIIDGKMAAMAVLSPVQAAVWLGLLRFNGTTVVRPFLLVTVVAAFSVITVTAGSTVALRFRDRKKAQFIYSVSLMLIFGALHLDLGVIPESPTNTVAKLAMGSSTPETYLMVAVYAVLAVVGYLAVRRGLVPSVSES, encoded by the coding sequence TTGGGATTTAAACAGGTACTCACGGTAGCTAGACGTGAACTCTCGTCGCTGAGGAGCGAGAAGACAGTCGTCCTCGCCCTCATGATACAGCTCTTCATAGCCGCTTTCTCGTCTTTCCTCGTCGTGGGTCTCGTCTCGATGTATAGCCCCGACGCCGTCGGGGACAGCGGCTTCACGGTCGACTTCGGGGTCACGGGTGACGCTGCCGACGACGTAGCGCGTGCGATAGACGACGAGGACGGCTGGAGGGTCTCGGAGTACGAAAGCTACGAGGCGGCTATGTCGGAGTTCAGCCGGGGTGGTCTCGACGTAGTCCTCGACACCTCACGTCTCGAAAACGGACGTATCGAAATCACGGCTGTCGTCCCCGACTCCAGCATACGTACGACCCTCATCGTCGTACAGGCGAAACAGGCTCTCCAGACCGTCGAGAGGAGCCAGAGAGCCGAGATGAGTTCGACCCTCGAACGTCAGCCGGTTCCCCTTCCTGAGAAGGTCGGATCGAGCCCCTACTTCGGCTTCACCTACACGGTTCTCATACCACTCCTGATGTTCCTCCCAGTCTTCATAAGCGGGAGCATCTCGTCCGACTCGATCACTGAGGAGTTCGAGAGGGGAACATTCGATCTCCTTAGGACGGCTCCGATCTCCGAGAACGAGATAATCGACGGCAAGATGGCGGCTATGGCTGTCCTCTCGCCCGTACAGGCGGCGGTCTGGCTCGGACTCCTACGTTTCAACGGCACTACCGTCGTGCGTCCCTTCCTACTCGTCACCGTCGTCGCCGCATTCTCCGTGATAACCGTGACCGCGGGCTCAACCGTCGCACTCCGGTTTAGAGACAGGAAGAAGGCACAGTTCATCTACTCCGTGAGTCTCATGCTGATATTCGGCGCGCTCCATCTTGACCTCGGCGTCATACCCGAGTCACCCACCAACACCGTCGCGAAGCTAGCTATGGGTAGCTCGACACCCGAGACGTATCTCATGGTCGCCGTCTACGCCGTTCTCGCAGTAGTGGGCTATCTCGCCGTCAGACGCGGTCTCGTCCCCTCGGTATCCGAGTCTTAA